From the genome of Thermodesulfobacteriota bacterium, one region includes:
- a CDS encoding PhoH family protein translates to MKAHPSSPVDTSTLKLDFEDNALARALFGEQNQNLKLLEQHLGVNAGVKGNRLTLTGPLPDVQLAAEICRQLYDLLRSGYPIYPHDAEYAIRILSSEPSVKLKDIFLDTVYITSGKRVVTPKSLAQKEYIDAMRKHDIVFGIGPAGTGKTYLAMAMAVSALVKEEVLRIILARPAVEAGERLGFLPGDLYEKVNPYLRPLYDALYDMLNFEKATKLIQRGVIEVAPLAFMRGRTLNDSFVILDEAQNSTSEQMKMFLTRLGFGSKAVITGDITQIDLPEGKPSGLIEARRILEGIPGIRFVYFSKRDVIRHRLVQEIIHAYEKVDAEKGRAH, encoded by the coding sequence TTGAAAGCCCATCCTTCATCGCCGGTAGATACATCTACCCTTAAACTAGATTTTGAAGATAATGCCCTGGCCAGAGCGCTGTTTGGCGAACAAAACCAGAATCTCAAACTGCTGGAGCAGCACCTGGGCGTTAATGCCGGAGTCAAGGGCAACAGACTGACATTAACCGGTCCGTTACCGGACGTCCAATTAGCCGCTGAGATATGCCGGCAGTTATATGACCTTCTGCGCTCCGGCTATCCCATATACCCGCATGACGCGGAATATGCCATCCGGATTCTGAGCAGCGAACCTTCCGTAAAGTTAAAAGATATATTCCTCGATACGGTATATATTACTTCCGGCAAGCGGGTGGTTACCCCCAAAAGCCTTGCCCAGAAAGAATATATCGACGCCATGCGCAAGCATGATATTGTCTTCGGCATCGGGCCGGCGGGTACCGGCAAGACCTATCTGGCCATGGCTATGGCCGTCTCCGCATTGGTGAAAGAAGAGGTCTTAAGGATTATACTGGCCCGGCCCGCGGTCGAGGCCGGAGAAAGACTCGGCTTTCTTCCCGGTGACCTCTATGAAAAGGTCAATCCCTACCTCAGGCCCCTTTACGATGCCCTGTACGACATGCTAAATTTTGAGAAGGCCACCAAACTTATTCAGCGGGGGGTGATAGAAGTAGCCCCTCTGGCCTTCATGCGCGGAAGGACACTAAACGACTCTTTCGTTATATTGGATGAGGCCCAGAACAGCACCTCCGAACAGATGAAGATGTTTCTGACCCGGCTCGGGTTTGGGTCCAAGGCCGTAATCACCGGGGATATAACCCAGATTGACCTTCCGGAAGGCAAACCATCGGGACTGATCGAGGCGCGTAGGATACTGGAGGGCATTCCAGGCATACGTTTTGTGTATTTCTCCAAAAGAGATGTCATCAGGCACAGACTGGTCCAGGAAATTATTCACGCCTACGAAAAAGTAGATGCCGAAAAAGGGCGCGCACATTAG
- the ybeY gene encoding rRNA maturation RNase YbeY, with protein MPILISNKQKTIRIDRRKIRKKAEILLRDLAQPDAELSILFVTDEEITRLNELYLKRSGPTNVISFPMRSPDIPGIHPEILGDVVISMETAGREAGQEGISLEAKTDWLLVHGILHLLGYDHEKAKDARGMFKKEKELLDLLRRK; from the coding sequence ATGCCGATTCTGATCAGCAACAAACAAAAGACGATAAGGATCGACCGCCGAAAGATAAGGAAAAAAGCGGAGATACTTTTAAGAGACTTGGCGCAGCCTGACGCCGAGTTGAGTATTCTTTTCGTAACTGACGAAGAAATAACCCGCTTGAATGAACTCTATCTGAAACGGAGCGGACCGACCAACGTCATATCATTTCCCATGCGGTCTCCGGATATTCCCGGCATACACCCTGAAATCCTGGGAGATGTGGTTATTTCCATGGAGACCGCAGGTCGGGAGGCCGGGCAGGAAGGCATCAGCCTCGAAGCAAAAACAGACTGGCTTCTTGTCCACGGTATATTACACCTGTTAGGTTACGATCACGAAAAGGCAAAAGACGCCCGCGGGATGTTTAAAAAAGAAAAAGAACTTTTAGATCTTTTAAGGAGGAAATAG
- a CDS encoding DUF296 domain-containing protein: MEYREGRIARTFVLYFSDGDDPLEGIKRVATEKGIRVAWFFLLGGLRQAGVVTGPERPAIPPTPVWKEFTGDAREIVGLGSILWNDREPLIHVHTAIGRGDEAVVGCVRRDARTFLVIEALIMEIEGLEARRKLDDKSGMFLAGFD; the protein is encoded by the coding sequence ATGGAATACAGAGAAGGCAGGATCGCGCGCACCTTTGTTTTATACTTTAGTGATGGAGACGACCCGCTGGAGGGGATCAAAAGGGTGGCTACAGAGAAGGGGATCAGGGTGGCCTGGTTTTTCCTGCTCGGAGGGCTGAGGCAGGCCGGGGTGGTAACCGGCCCGGAAAGGCCGGCCATTCCGCCTACGCCCGTATGGAAGGAGTTTACCGGTGATGCCAGAGAGATCGTCGGACTGGGGAGCATACTCTGGAATGACCGGGAACCCTTGATCCATGTGCATACTGCCATAGGCAGAGGGGATGAAGCGGTTGTCGGTTGTGTCAGGCGCGATGCCCGCACCTTTTTGGTCATTGAGGCGCTGATTATGGAAATAGAAGGGCTTGAGGCCAGAAGAAAACTTGATGATAAAAGCGGCATGTTTTTAGCGGGTTTTGATTAG
- a CDS encoding pyridoxine 5'-phosphate synthase, protein MAKLAVNVDHIATVRQARRTIEPDPVTAAAIAELAGAEGIIIHLREDRRHIQDRDLHILKQTVKTKLNLEMAATEEMISIAGQTKPDMVTLVPEKREELTTEGGLDVSRKPLLKKAITTLKKDGILVSLFINPEPADVKVSRGLGADFVEIHTGRYADAQNEAEKERELSRIRKAVETAHRLKLRINAGHGLNYINIKPLVAWPEIEEFSIGHSIIARAVLVGMEKAVREMLALIRQG, encoded by the coding sequence GTGGCAAAACTGGCGGTAAATGTCGATCACATAGCCACAGTGCGGCAGGCCCGGCGCACTATAGAACCGGATCCGGTGACAGCCGCGGCTATAGCTGAACTGGCCGGGGCCGAAGGGATAATCATCCATCTGCGTGAAGACCGGAGACATATCCAGGATAGAGACCTCCATATCCTGAAACAGACCGTAAAGACCAAACTAAACCTGGAAATGGCCGCCACGGAAGAGATGATCAGCATTGCCGGCCAAACCAAACCGGATATGGTTACCCTCGTTCCGGAAAAAAGGGAAGAATTAACCACAGAAGGCGGCCTGGACGTAAGCCGGAAACCTTTATTGAAAAAGGCGATAACCACACTTAAAAAAGACGGCATACTAGTAAGCCTTTTCATCAATCCGGAACCGGCTGATGTCAAGGTCTCGCGAGGATTAGGGGCTGACTTTGTAGAGATACATACCGGACGCTACGCCGATGCCCAAAATGAGGCTGAAAAGGAGAGGGAATTATCCCGCATCAGAAAGGCCGTGGAAACCGCCCATAGGCTAAAGCTCAGGATCAATGCCGGTCACGGCCTTAATTATATAAACATCAAGCCGCTGGTGGCCTGGCCGGAGATAGAGGAATTCAGCATCGGCCACAGCATCATAGCGCGGGCAGTCCTGGTGGGTATGGAAAAGGCGGTAAGGGAGATGCTGGCCTTGATCAGACAGGGGTGA
- a CDS encoding HDIG domain-containing protein produces MPKKGAHISQLTPMPGKEEKPAKPISITGALSGLGEKTPQLLKDASFQRWLLLITLSFFIAFLLSPNLSQKNVRYKPGDVAEEDIKASRDFSVEYYPPPGKSGAEAANPGLSQSPAQIEDPPGQTTTATNYKETGRISAGAEAPQEQEQSIAAPVYLQIKKGEIIVREGERIQDIHLTKLKAQQSATRQVDAISIFLGSALLTAIILKTLYNASLKRVKSFIASNKNLLFFCVLLALVLIAAKMSLFVVRAVTVNMPHLDPDVLLYALPVASAAMLVSVFFTADMAIIFSLPASILAALLLANTLEFFIYFLVGSIIASRNVSQFKERGNVLKAGAVVGLVQVLMIIAFNLSTGSFFAFKTIEGMFTAFAGGCLLGIIVIGLIPIVEIIFGYTTNFKLLELASMDHPLLQELMVQAPGTYHHSVIVGSMVESAARAVGANSLLAKVSAYYHDIGKTKKPAYFIENQIGMDNKHERLAPSMSSLILISHVKDGVELARKHKLGTELIDIIRQHHGTSLISYFYEKARSAQDPDQSAVRIEDFRYPGPTPQTKEAGLIMLADAAEAVSRTLNDPTPARIQGMVQKIINNIFADGQLNDCELTLKDMHQIAKSFTRVLTGIFHQRIEYPETTARGNGVKKTDADSDQQQTKDDKDRPPKDKEKSGDTFKRLGAA; encoded by the coding sequence ATGCCGAAAAAGGGCGCGCACATTAGTCAACTAACCCCCATGCCAGGCAAAGAAGAAAAACCGGCCAAACCTATATCCATCACCGGCGCGTTGTCAGGGCTAGGCGAAAAAACGCCGCAACTCCTTAAGGATGCGTCCTTTCAGCGCTGGTTACTGCTTATCACGCTCAGCTTTTTCATAGCCTTTCTTCTATCTCCAAACTTGTCACAAAAAAATGTCCGGTACAAACCCGGCGATGTGGCCGAAGAAGATATAAAGGCCTCCCGCGATTTTTCAGTTGAATACTATCCGCCCCCGGGGAAAAGCGGGGCTGAAGCGGCTAACCCCGGTCTATCTCAAAGTCCGGCGCAAATCGAAGATCCGCCGGGGCAGACAACCACCGCCACCAACTACAAAGAAACCGGTCGAATATCTGCCGGGGCGGAAGCGCCCCAGGAGCAGGAACAATCCATAGCAGCGCCGGTTTATCTCCAGATCAAAAAAGGAGAAATAATCGTTCGCGAAGGAGAGCGCATACAGGACATACATCTTACCAAATTAAAGGCCCAGCAAAGCGCCACCCGGCAGGTGGATGCGATCTCTATATTTCTGGGTTCAGCGCTGCTTACCGCCATTATCCTCAAAACGCTTTATAATGCCTCACTCAAACGGGTTAAATCCTTCATCGCCAGCAATAAAAATCTACTCTTCTTTTGTGTGCTCTTGGCTCTCGTGCTTATTGCCGCAAAGATGTCTCTGTTTGTTGTCCGGGCAGTCACTGTCAATATGCCGCATCTGGATCCGGATGTCCTTTTATATGCCCTTCCCGTCGCTTCCGCTGCTATGTTGGTAAGTGTGTTTTTCACGGCAGACATGGCCATTATATTTTCTCTGCCCGCCTCTATTCTGGCCGCCCTGCTCCTTGCAAACACCCTGGAATTTTTTATCTACTTCCTGGTAGGCAGCATAATCGCCTCCCGCAACGTCTCCCAGTTCAAGGAACGGGGAAATGTATTGAAGGCCGGCGCCGTAGTCGGACTGGTCCAGGTGCTCATGATTATTGCTTTTAACCTCTCTACCGGTTCTTTTTTTGCCTTTAAAACCATTGAAGGCATGTTTACGGCGTTTGCGGGAGGCTGCCTTCTGGGGATCATAGTCATCGGTCTCATCCCCATTGTAGAGATTATCTTTGGATATACCACAAATTTCAAACTGCTTGAACTGGCCAGCATGGACCATCCGCTTCTGCAAGAACTGATGGTGCAGGCCCCAGGGACATACCATCACAGTGTAATCGTAGGAAGTATGGTAGAGTCAGCCGCCCGGGCCGTTGGCGCGAACTCATTGCTGGCCAAGGTCAGCGCCTATTACCACGATATCGGCAAAACAAAAAAACCCGCTTATTTTATCGAGAATCAAATAGGGATGGACAATAAACATGAAAGGCTCGCCCCTTCCATGAGCAGCCTTATCCTTATCTCCCATGTCAAAGATGGCGTGGAATTGGCCAGAAAACATAAATTAGGCACAGAGCTGATCGACATCATCCGGCAACACCACGGTACAAGTCTTATTTCTTATTTTTATGAAAAGGCCAGGAGCGCGCAGGATCCAGACCAGTCTGCAGTCCGTATAGAGGATTTTCGCTATCCCGGCCCCACACCCCAGACCAAGGAGGCCGGGCTGATAATGCTGGCCGACGCAGCTGAGGCCGTCTCCCGGACCCTCAATGATCCTACGCCGGCCAGAATCCAGGGGATGGTTCAAAAGATCATAAATAATATCTTCGCCGACGGCCAGCTTAATGACTGTGAGCTTACACTCAAGGATATGCATCAGATAGCAAAAAGCTTTACGCGCGTCCTGACCGGTATCTTCCACCAGCGCATTGAATATCCGGAAACGACTGCCAGGGGTAACGGAGTGAAAAAAACCGATGCCGATTCTGATCAGCAACAAACAAAAGACGATAAGGATCGACCGCCGAAAGATAAGGAAAAAAGCGGAGATACTTTTAAGAGACTTGGCGCAGCCTGA
- the tatC gene encoding twin-arginine translocase subunit TatC, whose product MKTEKLPLTGHLEELRRCLVISFMAIGIGFLFSYAFSEEIFDLLARPLYKLLPPGDALIFTGYPEAFFLYLKLAFFAGVVEASPVILYQVWRFIEPGLYEHEKKMAVPFVLASTFFFVCGLLFAYFVVFPVAFKFFLGYNSEHLSAVPAIGEYFSFAMRLLLAFGLVFEFPVVMCFLARMHVVTVSFLRRNRKYAILGIFILAALITPTPDVVNQLLMAGPLLVLYELSIFLIWLMERRSGSAKE is encoded by the coding sequence ATGAAGACAGAAAAACTCCCCCTCACTGGCCATCTGGAAGAATTGCGCAGGTGTCTGGTCATATCATTCATGGCTATAGGCATTGGTTTTCTCTTTTCCTATGCCTTTTCAGAGGAGATTTTTGACCTATTGGCCCGCCCCCTTTACAAGTTGCTTCCGCCGGGTGATGCGCTTATATTTACCGGTTATCCGGAGGCATTTTTTCTTTATCTCAAACTGGCTTTTTTTGCCGGTGTGGTTGAGGCCAGCCCGGTTATTCTTTATCAAGTCTGGAGGTTCATTGAACCCGGGCTTTATGAGCATGAGAAAAAAATGGCCGTACCATTCGTTTTGGCCTCCACCTTCTTTTTTGTCTGTGGACTACTTTTTGCCTACTTTGTCGTGTTTCCGGTGGCTTTTAAGTTTTTCTTGGGCTACAATTCTGAGCACCTGAGCGCTGTGCCTGCCATAGGCGAATATTTTTCCTTTGCTATGCGTCTTCTTTTGGCCTTTGGTCTGGTTTTTGAGTTTCCGGTGGTGATGTGCTTCCTGGCCAGAATGCACGTGGTAACCGTCTCATTTTTGAGACGAAACCGGAAGTATGCTATTTTAGGTATCTTTATCCTGGCCGCTCTGATTACTCCTACGCCGGACGTTGTAAATCAGTTGCTTATGGCCGGCCCTCTTCTTGTGCTCTATGAATTAAGTATTTTCTTGATATGGCTTATGGAACGGCGGTCGGGTTCTGCAAAGGAATAA
- the queD gene encoding 6-carboxytetrahydropterin synthase QueD yields the protein MYEVFVRSHFSAAHHLRNYPGNCEKHHGHNWSIEVAVRCASLDNMGMGVDFRIIKKALSEVLSDLDHTDLNELPYFKEKNPSSENIAAYIYEILKPYFDNKQCRLHRVTVGETPETGVSYLED from the coding sequence ATGTATGAAGTATTCGTCCGTTCACACTTTTCAGCCGCCCACCACCTGCGGAATTATCCGGGGAACTGCGAGAAACACCACGGGCATAATTGGTCAATAGAGGTTGCCGTGAGGTGCGCCTCCCTGGATAATATGGGTATGGGCGTGGATTTCAGGATTATTAAGAAGGCCCTCTCCGAGGTCCTCTCAGATCTAGACCATACCGACCTGAACGAACTGCCTTACTTTAAGGAAAAGAATCCATCATCGGAGAATATTGCCGCCTATATCTATGAGATATTGAAGCCGTACTTTGACAATAAGCAGTGCCGTCTCCATCGGGTGACCGTCGGTGAAACACCGGAGACGGGCGTCAGCTATCTGGAGGATTAA